A region from the Populus trichocarpa isolate Nisqually-1 chromosome 18, P.trichocarpa_v4.1, whole genome shotgun sequence genome encodes:
- the LOC7476701 gene encoding protein unc-13 homolog, producing MASLFRELSLGHSKRDSIPPPLKPPPLSIMLSKPTITTTDLGSPLGQLGTQLSDSDLRSTAYEIFVAVCRTSSGKPLTYTPNSNSDSPTNHSTHSPNSPALQRSLTSAAASKMKKALGLKSPGSGSKKSPGSGQGKIRRGLTVGELMRAQMRVSETVDSRIRRALLRIAAGQVGRRIESIVLPLELLQQLKLLDFTDQQEYEMWQKRTMKVLEAGLLLHPHVPLDKSNPTSQRLQQILHGAMDRPIETGKNNESMQVLRSAVMSLASRSDGSLSEICHWADGIPLNLRLYEMLLQACFDVNDETSIIDEIDELMEHIKKTWTILGMNQMLHNLCFTWVLFHRFVATGQVETDLLDAADGQLAEVAKDAKTTKDPQCSKILSSTLSSILGWAEKRLLAYHDTFDRGNAQTMQGIVSLGVLAAKILVEDISNEYRRKRKSEVDVARTRIETYIRSSLRTAFAQRMEKADSSRRASKNQPNPLPILAILAKDVGELAVNEKQVFSPILKRWHPFSAGVAVATLHACYGNEIKQFISSIVELTPDAVQVLRAADKLEKDLVQIAVEDSVDSDDGGKAIIREMPPYEAEVAIANLVKGWIKARLDRLKEWVDRNLQQEVWNPQANQEGYAPSAVEVLRIIDETLDAYFQLPIPMHPALLPDLMAGLDRCLQYYATKAKSGCGSRNKYVPNMPALTRCTAGSKFVWKKKDKLPNTQKRNSQVVTMNGDNSFGVPQLCVRINTLHRIRSELDVLEKRIITHLRNSESAHAEDFTNGLAKKFELTPAACIEGVQQLSEAVAYKIIFHDLSHVLWDGLYVGELSSSRIEPFTQELERNLLIISNTIHERVRTRIVTDIMRASFDGFLFVLLAGGPSRAFTLQDSQIIEDDFNSLKDLFWANGDGLPADLIDKFSTTVRSILPLLKTDTESLVERYRRVTLETYGSSARSKLPLPPTSGQWNPTDPNSLLRVLCYRNDEAASKFLKKNYNLPKKL from the exons atggCTTCTCTCTTTAGAGAGCTCTCTTTAGGCCACTCTAAGAGAGATTCCATCCCACCACCGCTTAAGCCACCGCCATTATCCATAATGCTCTCTAAACCCACTATCACCACTACTGATCTCGGCTCCCCACTAGGCCAACTCGGCACCCAACTCTCCGATTCCGACCTCCGGTCCACCGCTTACGAGATCTTCGTCGCCGTTTGTCGTACTTCCTCCGGCAAGCCCTTAACTTACACTCCCAACTCCAATTCTGACTCACCTACCAACCACTCGACTCACTCCCCTAACTCTCCTGCTTTGCAACGCTCACTCACCTCTGCTGCTGCTAGCAAAATGAAGAAAGCTTTGGGGCTGAAGTCTCCGGGTTCGGGTTCTAAGAAGAGTCCGGGGTCGGGTCAGGGGAAGATAAGGAGAGGTTTGACCGTTGGTGAGTTGATGCGGGCTCAAATGCGGGTCAGTGAGACTGTGGATTCTAGGATTAGAAGGGCTTTGTTGAGGATTGCTGCCGGTCAG GTTGGAAGGCGAATTGAGTCGATTGTTCTTCCACTAGAGCTACTGCAACAGCTCAAGCTTTTGGATTTTACTGATCAACAAGAATATGAAATGTGGCAGAAGAGAACCATGAAAGTTCTTGAGGCTGGACTTCTTTTGCATCCCCATGTGCCACTTGATAAGTCAAACCCTACTTCACAGCGGCTGCAGCAAATTCTCCATGGAGCTATGGATAGGCCTATAGAGACTGGAAAGAATAATGAGTCCATGCAAGTGCTTCGCAGTGCTGTTATGTCACTAGCAAGTAGATCTGATGGGTCTCTCTCAGAGATATGCCACTGGGCTGATGGGATTCCATTGAATCTTCGACTCTATGAAATGCTTTTACAAGCCTGCTTTGATGTTAATGACGAAACATCtataattgatgaaattgatgaaCTGATGGAACACATAAAGAAGACTTGGACAATCCTTGGAATGAATCAAATGCTCCACAATCTTTGCTTCACATGGGTTTTATTTCACCGTTTTGTTGCAACTGGCCAAGTAGAAACGGATCTGCTTGATGCAGCTGATGGTCAGCTAGCAGAAGTTGCAAAAGATGCGAAGACAACAAAGGATCCGCAATGCTCCAAGATTTTGAGTTCTACATTGAGTTCAATATTGGGATGGGCAGAGAAAAGACTCCTCGCTTATCATGACACTTTTGACAGGGGGAATGCCCAGACCATGCAGGGAATTGTTTCTCTGGGGGTGTTGGCAGCCAAGATTTTGGTTGAGGATATATCTAATGAGTATCGCAGAAAGAGAAAAAGTGAAGTAGATGTGGCTCGTACCAGGATTGAAACTTACATCAGATCATCACTACGCACTGCTTTTGCTCAA AGAATGGAGAAAGCAGACTCAAGCCGGAGAGCATCCAAAAACCAGCCAAACCCTCTTCCTATTCTTGCCATCCTTGCAAAGGATGTTGGTGAGTTGGCAGTTAACGAGAAGCAAGTATTTAGTCCAATACTGAAAAGATGGCATCCTTTCTCGGCTGGTGTTGCTGTGGCCACGCTTCATGCTTGCTATGGAAATGAGATAAAACAATTCATATCTAGTATAGTGGAATTAACACCAGATGCCGTGCAAGTGCTTAGAGCCGCAGATAAACTGGAGAAAGATCTGGTGCAGATTGCTGTAGAAGATTCAGTGGACAGTGATGATGGTGGGAAGGCAATAATCCGTGAAATGCCTCCTTATGAAGCTGAAGTTGCCATTGCCAATCTGGTTAAAGGATGGATCAAAGCAAGACTAGACAGACTTAAGGAATGGGTTGACAGGAATTTGCAACAAGAG GTCTGGAACCCGCAGGCAAATCAAGAAGGATACGCTCCATCTGCCGTTGAAGTTTTGCGGATTATTGATGAAACTTTGGATGCATATTTCCAGCTGCCAATACCAATGCATCCAGCACTGCTACCTGACTTGATGGCTGGTCTTGACAGATGCCTTCAGTATTATGCAACCAAGGCAAAATCTGGCTGTG GATCACGAAATAAATATGTTCCAAATATGCCAGCATTGACCAGATGTACTGCAGGATCAAAGTTTGTGTGGAAGAAGAAAGATAAGTTACCAAACACTCAGAAGAGAAATTCACAGGTTGTGACAATGAACGGGGATAATTCCTTTGGGGTGCCCCAGCTCTGTGTTCGTATAAATACTTTGCACAGAATCCGATCAGAGTTGGATGTATTAGAGAAGAGAATAATAACCCATTTGAGGAACTCAGAATCTGCTCATGCAGAAGACTTTACAAATGGTTTGGCAAAAAAGTTTGAACTAACACCAGCTGCTTGTATAGAAGGAGTTCAACAACTAAGTGAGGCTGTTGCTTACaaaatcattttccatgacTTGAGTCATGTTTTGTGGGATGGTTTGTATGTTGGAGAGCTATCATCTTCTAGGATTGAACCCTTTACCCAGGAGCTTGAGCGGAATTTGCTGATCATTTCAAACACAATACATGAAAGAGTTCGGACACGAATTGTTACCGACATAATGAGAGCTTCCTTTGATGGATTCCTGTTTGTTTTGCTTGCGGGAGGCCCTTCTCGTGCTTTCACGCTCCAGGACTCTCAGATAATAGAGGATGATTTCAATTCCCTTAAAGATCTATTTTGGGCCAATGGGGATGGCCTGCCCGCCGATTTGATAGACAAGTTTTCAACCACAGTCAGAAGTATCCTTCCCCTTCTCAAAACAGATACAGAGAGTCTAGTTGAGCGTTACAGACGTGTAACCTTGGAGACATATGGCTCTTCTGCGAGGTCTAAACTTCCATTACCTCCAACTTCAGGGCAGTGGAATCCTACTGACCCAAACTCGCTTCTCCGTGTGTTGTGTTACCGGAATGATGAAGCAGCATCAAAGTTTCTCAAGAAGAACTACAATTTACCCAAGAAACTGTAA
- the LOC7476700 gene encoding nuclear pore complex protein NUP85, translating to MPDVAADSAASASAGELVPFVPDTEIAVVYPLHHGLKPPISRVSISWARGNNLRVSLLRNPPSNSDSDGEIGGKVVEVNLDSGAADVREPAQWRRIAYGSVTPFALLQSRKNSASILSKLQSSPSPFHLDWWEYVMEYSKDIKELLGNPKSNYNPLIEDPKEVLKKGEEPTSLKAAWELMEMFYADKLCQSWLPERLVDWLADYDCLLSGDQPAVHSKLVEFQGTLVTLQVIEDDPKYWEVISSALAVGWLEIVVKLLRLHGSYHLDQISHCHLEKMLFLVTVFCLPGQVLFIKMKIPWYPCICFHSCILSPVCFSVIEQTENGLVETVAVLISMMPRMRPELKNGKLGECFKAKPDFMKAWEKWREQITKLDSSAFWVLCDHRQTREGLKNLIQIMLGNTEILCTATSHWIELYISHFLFIRPFTVGFESMYNLAQKCVKMKPMSSPHKLLRLIIGIIGENTEVVLAECSRGFGPWMVTHAIELLTARSDQADFLLHKEHDDIGGISMEELHRLVYAQVLTSHFLTWQIAPVYLTSCMRQGMSLLEVLLYRQPAQHNQLLLKNLEICRLYELDHVSSNIMKIAGVYHWKHGRKGLGVFWLQQARDEFLLNKIAQRLFDSVGKSISGESFKQWEGLIELLGSKSKPAGSLEFLHKYRDFKKLLQQVCDRKTPDAARHAADLLMLLMKNPSTPQRFWLPLLYDSLTLLSWQGRPLLNVSQTNLLLNKLQELSMASLRPGIVATDLPAEALDSVRLALATNLGRAILEEQ from the exons ATGCCTGACGTCGCAGCGGATTCTGCGGCTTCTGCCAGCGCTGGCGAGTTAGTCCCATTCGTGCCAGACACTGAAATCGCCGTGGTGTACCCGCTTCACCACGGCCTAAAACCTCCAATCTCTCGCGTCTCAATCTCCTGGGCCCGAGGAAACAATCTCCGCGTGTCATTACTCCGTAACCCGCCTTCCAATTCTGATTCCGACGGAGAAATTGGGGGAAAAGTTGTGGAGGTAAATCTCGACAGCGGAGCCGCCGACGTCAGAGAACCAGCGCAGTGGAGGCGCATTGCCTACGGCTCTGTTACGCCCTTTGCGCTCCTTCAAAGTCGCAAGAATTCAGCTTCAATTTTATCTAAATTACAATCAAGTCCCTCTCCATTTCACCTTGACTG gtGGGAGTATGTAATGGAGTATAGCAAGGACATAAAAGAACTACTTGGGAATCCGAAGTCAAATTATAATCCTTTAATTGAAGATCCtaaagaagttttaaag AAAGGTGAGGAACCAACGAGCTTAAAGGCAGCATGGGAGCTGATGGAAATGTTTTATGCAGACAAATTATGTCAGAGTTGGTTGCCAGAACGCCTTGTCGATTGGTTGGCT GATTATGATTGCCTGTTATCAGGTGACCAGCCAGCTGTTCATTCAAAACTTGTGGAGTTTCAAGGGACACTAGTTACCTTACAG GTCATTGAAGATGATCCTAAATATTGGGAGGTGATATCATCGGCACTAGCAGTTGGTTGGCTAGAGATTGTG GTGAAACTTTTGCGCTTGCATGGATCTTATCATCTGGATCAGATTAGCC ATTGTCACCTTGAGAAGATGCTATTTTTAGTGACTGTTTTTTGCTTGCCTGGCCAAGTATTG TTTATCAAAATGAAGATTCCTTGGTATCCATGCATCTGTTTTCACAGTTGCATTTTAAGTCCTGTGTGTTTTTCTGTTATTGAGCAGACAGAGAATGGGCTAGTTGAGACTGTAGCTGTTCTAATTTCAATGATGCCACGCATGCGTCCAgaattaaaaaatggaaaattagGTGAATGCTTTAAAGCCAAACCTGATTTTATGAAG gcATGGGAGAAATGGCGAGAACAAATAACTAAGCTGGATTCCAGTGCATTCTGGGTTCTATGCGATCACCGTCAAACCAGGGAGGGCTTGAAAAATCTGATCCAGATCATGCTGGGAAACACCGAGATTCTCTGCACTGCAACATCCCATTGGATAGAGCTGTATATATCTCACTTCCTGTTCATAAGGCCATTCACTGTT GGGTTTGAAAGCATGTACAACCTAGCTCAGAAATGTGTTAAGATGAAACCAATGTCTAGTCCACATAAGCTGCTGCGGCTAATAATTGGAATTATTGGGGAAAATACTGAG GTTGTATTGGCAGAATGCTCAAGAGGGTTTGGTCCTTG GATGGTGACTCATGCCATAGAGTTATTGACTGCTAGGAGTGACCAAGCAGATTTTCTTTTACACAAGGAGCATGATGACATAGGGGGAATAAGTATGGAAGAGCTCCATCGTCTTGTTTATGCTCAAGTTCTAACTTCTCACTTCTTGACTTGGCAA ATTGCTCCAGTTTACTTGACATCGTGTATGAGGCAAGGAATGAGTTTGTTGGAGGTTTTATTATACAGGCAGCCTGCCCAACACAATCAATTGTTGCTTAAG AATTTAGAAATTTGCCGTCTGTATGAACTCGACCATGTCAGCTCAAACATTATGAAG ATTGCTGGAGTGTACCACTGGAAGCATGGTAGGAAAGGTTTGGGAGTTTTCTGGCTTCAGCAAGCTCGGGATGAATTTCTCCTTAACAAGATTGCCCAGCGGTTGTTTGATTCTGTTGGAAAGTCAATCTCTGGTGAAAGCTTCAAG CAATGggagggtttaattgaattgttgGGTTCGAAATCAAAGCCTGCTGGGAGTCTTGAGTTTCTGCACAA GTATAGGGATTTCAAGAAATTGCTACAGCAGGTTTGTGATAGGAAAACTCCAGATGCTGCTCGGCATGCTGCTGACTTGCTCATGTTG CTTATGAAGAACCCTTCTACTCCTCAACGTTTCTGGTTGCCTCTTCTTTATGATTCT TTGACACTGCTTAGCTGGCAAGGGCGACCTTTGCTAAATGTCTCTCAAACAAACCTTTTGTTGAATAAACTGCAAGAATTGTCCATGGCAAGCCTGCGTCCAGGCATTGTTGCCACTGACTTGCCAGCGGAGGCATTAGACTCTGTTAGGCTAGCCCTTGCTACAAATCTTGGGCGTGCCATCTTAGAAGAACAGTGA
- the LOC7476699 gene encoding ultraviolet-B receptor UVR8 isoform X2: protein MFGRLGTGSEVDELFPVQVKFETCVEKRLNFVGVAAGAYHSLALADDGSVWCWGYNIYGQLGVSGENYSMPHLMDQFLELGSLGSLIDHSETKSEGPLKICSIKAGGMMSLAIDDHGALWMWGNCPQQRNKTGSSISFESSFIPIPVRDFHGHSVVKVACGSEHVVALVSAGETYKGEDLVCYSWGNNNHGQLGLGDRESRVHPEIVEMFNKDSSWDVYEVACGAYHTALLTRKRRTVDPLESVCWTFGLGDNGQLGHGTTQSVLKPEPVKELPGQAYLISVDCGLFHTSVVSSVGDVWSWGMEKGLGLCPDASFTGTDAGDAASPLLMSGYGVDGPIFHNPIQVACGAAHTVLVANDGYKLWSWGRGTSGVLGNGKTINCFAPSFVLWPPLTEDFKQPEPKTVGEESNGSKAVAETDKRLSLAMEEIELLQSKLSIMEQYGGMLHGLVFGRPFTYQDIPISLQNSGNFDIAKEWESMLESADHSKLRRLELFYRDMRATIKDKIMKRRIQEIIKECLPSSTTAK, encoded by the exons ATGATGGATCGGTCTGGTGTTGGGGCTACAACATCT ATGGCCAACTTGGTGTTAGTGGAGAGAATTATTCAATGCCACACTTGATGGACCAGTTCCTTGAGTTGGGCTCCCTAGGTTCATTGATAGATCATTCAGAAACAAAGAGTGAAGGACCACTAAAG ATATGCTCTATCAAAGCTGGAGGAATGATGTCTCTAGCAATTGATGATCATGGTGCCCTTTGGATGTGGGGCAATTGCCcgcaacaaagaaacaaaactgGAAGTAGCATCTCTTTTGAGAGTAGTTTCATTCCGATTCCTGTTCGTGATTTCCATGGCCACTCTGTTGTGAAGGTGGCATGTGGAAGTGAACATGTTGTCGCCCTGGTTAGTGCTGGAGAAACATATAAAGGTGAGGATCTAGTATGCTACTCGTGGGGTAATAATAACCATGGCCAGTTGGGTCTGGGAGATAGAGAGAGCAGAGTCCATCCTGAGATTGTTGAAATGTTTAACAAGGACTCTTCTTGGGATGTTTATGAGGTAGCATGTGGAGCATATCACACAGCTTTACTCACTCGCAAAAGGAGAACAGTTGACCCATTAGAAAGTGTGTGTTGGACATTTGGCCTTGGGGATAACGGGCAGCTTGGGCATGGAACTACCCAAAGTGTGCTAAAACCTGAGCCTGTAAAAGAATTGCCAGGACAAGCCTATCTGATCTCTGTTGACTGTGGTTTATTTCACACTAGTGTTGTTTCGTCTGTGGGAGATGTTTGGTCATGGGGAATGGAAAAGGGTCTTGGCCTGTGCCCAGATGCTAGTTTTACTGGAACAGACGCAGGGGATGCTGCTTCTCCCCTACTAATGTCAGGCTATGGAGTAGATGGGCCCATATTTCACAATCCAATTCAAGTTGCCTGTGGGGCTGCCCACACTGTTCTTGTTGCTAATGATGGATATAAGCTTTGGTCATGGGGCAGGGGTACGAGTGGTGTCCTTGGAAATGGTAAGACGATCAATTGTTTTGCTCCCAGTTTTGTATTATGGCCTCCACTAACAGAGGATTTCAAGCAACCAGAACCGAAAACTGTTGGTGAGGAGAGCAATGGTTCCAAAGCAGTTGCAGAAACAGACAAAAGGTTGTCTTTGGCAATGGAAGAGATAGAGCTCCTTCAGTCAAAACTTTCTATAATGGAACAATATGGTGGCATGCTTCATGGATTGGTTTTTGGCAGACCTTTTACTTACCAAGATATCCCAATCTCATTGCAGAATTCAGGTAATTTTGACATCGCAAAAGAATGGGAGAGCATGTTAGAATCGGCAGATCACAGTAAGCTTCGTAGATTGGAATTGTTCTACCGAGACATGCGTGCAACTATCAAAGACAAGATAATGAAGAGAAGGATTCAGGAGATTATAAAGGAGTGTCTGCCTTCTTCAACTACAGCAAAGTAA
- the LOC7476699 gene encoding ultraviolet-B receptor UVR8 isoform X3: MPHLMDQFLELGSLGSLIDHSETKSEGPLKICSIKAGGMMSLAIDDHGALWMWGNCPQQRNKTGSSISFESSFIPIPVRDFHGHSVVKVACGSEHVVALVSAGETYKGEDLVCYSWGNNNHGQLGLGDRESRVHPEIVEMFNKDSSWDVYEVACGAYHTALLTRKRRTVDPLESVCWTFGLGDNGQLGHGTTQSVLKPEPVKELPGQAYLISVDCGLFHTSVVSSVGDVWSWGMEKGLGLCPDASFTGTDAGDAASPLLMSGYGVDGPIFHNPIQVACGAAHTVLVANDGYKLWSWGRGTSGVLGNGKTINCFAPSFVLWPPLTEDFKQPEPKTVGEESNGSKAVAETDKRLSLAMEEIELLQSKLSIMEQYGGMLHGLVFGRPFTYQDIPISLQNSGNFDIAKEWESMLESADHSKLRRLELFYRDMRATIKDKIMKRRIQEIIKECLPSSTTAK; this comes from the exons ATGCCACACTTGATGGACCAGTTCCTTGAGTTGGGCTCCCTAGGTTCATTGATAGATCATTCAGAAACAAAGAGTGAAGGACCACTAAAG ATATGCTCTATCAAAGCTGGAGGAATGATGTCTCTAGCAATTGATGATCATGGTGCCCTTTGGATGTGGGGCAATTGCCcgcaacaaagaaacaaaactgGAAGTAGCATCTCTTTTGAGAGTAGTTTCATTCCGATTCCTGTTCGTGATTTCCATGGCCACTCTGTTGTGAAGGTGGCATGTGGAAGTGAACATGTTGTCGCCCTGGTTAGTGCTGGAGAAACATATAAAGGTGAGGATCTAGTATGCTACTCGTGGGGTAATAATAACCATGGCCAGTTGGGTCTGGGAGATAGAGAGAGCAGAGTCCATCCTGAGATTGTTGAAATGTTTAACAAGGACTCTTCTTGGGATGTTTATGAGGTAGCATGTGGAGCATATCACACAGCTTTACTCACTCGCAAAAGGAGAACAGTTGACCCATTAGAAAGTGTGTGTTGGACATTTGGCCTTGGGGATAACGGGCAGCTTGGGCATGGAACTACCCAAAGTGTGCTAAAACCTGAGCCTGTAAAAGAATTGCCAGGACAAGCCTATCTGATCTCTGTTGACTGTGGTTTATTTCACACTAGTGTTGTTTCGTCTGTGGGAGATGTTTGGTCATGGGGAATGGAAAAGGGTCTTGGCCTGTGCCCAGATGCTAGTTTTACTGGAACAGACGCAGGGGATGCTGCTTCTCCCCTACTAATGTCAGGCTATGGAGTAGATGGGCCCATATTTCACAATCCAATTCAAGTTGCCTGTGGGGCTGCCCACACTGTTCTTGTTGCTAATGATGGATATAAGCTTTGGTCATGGGGCAGGGGTACGAGTGGTGTCCTTGGAAATGGTAAGACGATCAATTGTTTTGCTCCCAGTTTTGTATTATGGCCTCCACTAACAGAGGATTTCAAGCAACCAGAACCGAAAACTGTTGGTGAGGAGAGCAATGGTTCCAAAGCAGTTGCAGAAACAGACAAAAGGTTGTCTTTGGCAATGGAAGAGATAGAGCTCCTTCAGTCAAAACTTTCTATAATGGAACAATATGGTGGCATGCTTCATGGATTGGTTTTTGGCAGACCTTTTACTTACCAAGATATCCCAATCTCATTGCAGAATTCAGGTAATTTTGACATCGCAAAAGAATGGGAGAGCATGTTAGAATCGGCAGATCACAGTAAGCTTCGTAGATTGGAATTGTTCTACCGAGACATGCGTGCAACTATCAAAGACAAGATAATGAAGAGAAGGATTCAGGAGATTATAAAGGAGTGTCTGCCTTCTTCAACTACAGCAAAGTAA